The following proteins come from a genomic window of Lolium rigidum isolate FL_2022 chromosome 5, APGP_CSIRO_Lrig_0.1, whole genome shotgun sequence:
- the LOC124655973 gene encoding putative serpin-Z8: MADLAARLTKLLAEKNSKSNLVFSPLSIYAVLALLAAGAGGATLEEVLRVLGARSRRELEESVVRLRNGPLMDTSDLGGPSVAFAYGAWSDLTRPMKPAYRDAVVGTYKAGASVVDFLNNPEQATGQINAWVAEATRNLITSAVFPGSLHPDTKLVLANAIYFKGKWNLPFYESHTENRPFHRLDGTAVDVPFMASYSDSHYIAEHDGFKVLKLCYKNSPYTYTRSHHCMCIFLPDARDGLGSLLDKITSSPGFLREHLPESTVKVGNLRVPKFELSFQSSVTDVLKDLGLRLPFTPEADLSEMLEDDSTSLPLHVQDVFQKAVLEGSDAVIFAGHVVDPSNGAGVVIPSPAPFQEVNSGSKHVPPIYQYHPSLPARLASPAYNPSLPSSSPRSPVYRPTSPAYRRPVSPVYRPTTHPYSRPVSPVYRPTSPPYTPVSPDRVRPTQAMHTKHRDGRRGQSILAAGDGENEQQQPAQGNSTTTSDIDGRR, translated from the exons ATGGCGGATCTCGCCGCCCGCCTCACCAAGCTACTAGCGGAGAAGAACAGCAAAAGCAATCTGGTCTTCTCGCCGCTCTCCATCTATGCTGTCCTTGCGCTCCTtgcggccggcgccggcggggccACCCTGGAGGAGGTCCTCCGCGTCTTAGGCGCGCGTTCGCGCCGCGAGCTAGAGGAATCTGTAGTACGTCTCCGGAACGGCCCCCTCATGGACACGTCGGATTTGGGCGGGCCGAGCGTGGCGTTCGCGTACGGCGCGTGGAGCGACCTGACGCGGCCGATGAAGCCAGCCTACCGCGACGCCGTCGTCGGCACGTACAAGGCCGGGGCCAGCGTCGTGGACTTCCTGAACAACCCAGAGCAAGCAACGGGGCAGATCAACGCGTGGGTTGCGGAGGCCACGAGGAATCTCATCACGTCTGCCGTTTTTCCGGGATCTCTACACCCGGACACCAAGCTTGTGCTTGCCAATGCCATCTACTTCAAGGGAAAGTGGAACCTGCCGTTCTACGAGAGCCACACCGAGAACAGGCCCTTCCACCGCCTCGATGGCACCGCCGTCGACGTCCCGTTCATGGCCAGCTACTCCGACAGCCACTATATCGCGGAGCATGACGGATTCAAGGTGCTCAAGCTATGTTACAAGAACTCGCCCTACACGTACACCCGGTCCCATCACTGCATGTGCATCTTCCTCCCGGACGCTCGCGATGGCCTGGGGAGCCTACTGGACAAGATAACCTCGTCCCCAGGTTTCCTGCGCGAGCATCTGCCGGAGAGCACGGTCAAGGTCGGCAACTTGAGGGTGCCCAAGTTCGAGCTCTCCTTCCAGAGCAGTGTCACCGATGTCCTCAAAGATCTGGGGCTCCGTCTACCTTTCACTCCAGAGGCTGACCTCTCTGAGATGCTTGAGGACGATAGCACCAGTTTGCCGCTCCACGTGCAGGACGTCTTCCAGAAGGCTGTCCTCGAG GGTTCAGATGCAGTCATCTTTGCGGGACATGTTGTCGACCCTAGCAATGGTGCCGGGGTGGTGATCCCGTCTCCGGCCCCGTTTCAGGAGGTGAACAGCGGGTCCAAACATGTACCGCCGATATATCAATATCATCCATCACTGCCTGCTCGTCTAGCATCGCCGGCATATAATCCATCACTCCCTTCATCCAGTCCAAGATCACCGGTATACAGGCCAACATCTCCAGCATACAGGCGGCCAGTATCGCCAGTATACAGGCCAACAACCCATCCATACAGCCGGCCAGTCTCGCCGGTATACAGGCCGACATCCCCTCCATACACTCCAGTATCGCCGGACAGGGTAAGACCAACACAAGCGATGCACACAAAACACCGCGACGGGCGACGGGGCCAGTCCATATTGGCTGCAGGAGATGGAGAAAATGAGCAGCAGCAGCCTGCCCAAGGCAACTCCACAACCACAAGCGACATCGACGGGAGAAGATGA
- the LOC124655971 gene encoding putative serpin-Z8: MEAQQSGMADLAARLTKRLADKNCTRNLVFSPLSIYAVLALLAAGAGGATLEEVLRVLGARSRRELEDSVARLRGGPLRDMSESGGPSVAFAYGVWSDLMRPMKPAYRDTVVGTYKAEASAVDFLNNPEHATRQIDAWVVEATRNLITSAVPPGSLHRDTKLVLANAIYFKGKWDLPFYESQTKNNPFYRLDGTAVNVPFMTNSDSHYISEHDGFKVLKLLYKSSPYTYTQSHHCMCIFLPDTCDGLGSLLDKITSSPGFLREHLPQTMVNVGQFRVPKFELSFGSSLTTVLNVLGLRLPFSPEADLSEMLEDDGSGMPLLVQDVFQKAVIEVNEEGTKAAAVTMAFAYAASSAPCWTPPVDFVADHPFAYFIIEESDAVIFAGHVVDPSSGTGMVIPSPPPFQEYTTTKTKLSCSVYGTYSPVSPVYQHHPSVHKPTSPAYSPVSPVYMPTSVQYTPVSPPVYSPTSPAYSPVSPVYMPTSLQYTPVSPPVYRPTSLQYTPVSPPVYMQTSLQYTPVLPPVYRPTTAPFVSSRFSPAVYRPTPPTYTKLPNGVGQYRPQEVEEMIRVSLPKARAAHAARRREVLALI, encoded by the coding sequence ATGGAGGCGCAGCAGTCCGGCATGGCCGATCTCGCCGCCCGCCTCACCAAGCGACTGGCGGACAAAAACTGCACCAGGAACCTGGTATTCTCGCCGCTCTCCATCTACGCCGTCCTCGCTCTcctggccgccggcgccggcggggcaACCCTGGAGGAGGTTCTCCGCGTCTTAGGCGCGCGGTCGCGCCGCGAGCTAGAGGACTCAGTGGCGCGTCTCCGGGGCGGCCCCCTCAGGGACATGTCTGAGTCCGGCGGGCCGAGCGTGGCGTTCGCGTATGGCGTGTGGAGCGACCTTATGCGGCCGATGAAGCCGGCGTACCGCGACACCGTCGTCGGCACGTACAAGGCCGAGGCCAGCGCCGTGGACTTCCTCAACAACCCAGAGCATGCAACACGGCAGATCGACGCGTGGGTCGTGGAGGCCACGAGAAATCTCATCACGTCTGCCGTTCCTCCGGGATCTCTGCACCGGGATACTAAGCTCGTGCTAGCCAACGCCATCTACTTCAAGGGCAAGTGGGATCTGCCGTTTTACGAGAGCCAGACCAAGAACAATCCCTTCTACCGGCTCGACGGCACCGCCGTCAACGTCCCCTTCATGACAAACTCTGACAGCCACTACATCTCCGAGCACGACGGGTTCAAGGTGCTGAAGCTACTCTATAAGAGTTCGCCCTACACCTACACCCAGTCCCACCACTGCATGTGCATCTTCCTCCCGGACACGTGCGATGGCCTGGGGAGCCTGCTGGATAAGATAACCTCGTCTCCAGGCTTCCTGCGCGAGCACCTGCCACAAACTATGGTCAATGTCGGCCAGTTCAGGGTGCCAAAGTTTGAGCTCTCCTTCGGTAGCAGCTTGACCACGGTGCTGAATGTTCTAGGGCTCCGGTTACCTTTCAGTCCAGAGGCCGACCTCTCTGAGATGCTGGAGGACGATGGCTCCGGCATGCCACTCCTCGTGCAGGACGTCTTCCAGAAGGCTGTCATCGAGGTCAACGAGGAAGGAACCAAAGCTGCCGCTGTCACCATGGCATTTGCTTATGCTGCATCTTCGGCACCCTGTTGGACACCTCCTGTGGATTTCGTGGCCGACCACCCGTTTGCCTACTTCATTATCGAGGAGTCAGATGCAGTCATCTTTGCTGGACATGTTGTCGATCCTAGCAGCGGTACCGGGATGGTGATCCCGTCCCCTCCCCCGTTCCAGGAGTACACCACAACAAAAACAAAACTCAGCTGCAGTGTATATGGTACATACAGTCCAGTATCGCCAGTATATCAACATCATCCATCAGTACACAAGCCGACATCCCCTGCATACAGTCCAGTATCGCCGGTATACATGCCGACATCCGTTCAATACACTCCAGTATCGCCGCCGGTATACAGCCCGACATCCCCTGCATACAGTCCAGTATCGCCGGTATACATGCCGACATCCCTTCAATACACTCCAGTATCGCCGCCGGTATACAGGCCGACATCCCTTCAATACACTCCAGTATCGCCACCGGTATACATGCAGACATCCCTTCAATACACTCCAGTATTGCCGCCGGTATACAGGCCGACTACTGCTCCGTTTGTGTCAAGCAGGTTCAGTCCAGCAGTATATCGTCCAACACCGCCTACTTACACAAAACTCCCCAATGGAGTCGGTCAATATCGGCCGCAGGAGGTGGAGGAAATGATCCGCGTCAGCTTGCCCAAGGCCAGGGCTGCACATGCAGCACGGAGGAGAGAAGTGTTAGCACTAATCTGA